From the genome of Candidatus Wallbacteria bacterium, one region includes:
- a CDS encoding glycosyltransferase — protein MKIAVLSNLVDIREIRIFAEAFKKHEFFWITDKYYFEGREGNLCCVNCCYPNQERKNRNFFRKALYEVWKLATPIRPEFFIGRSAEYPCFDDGFLAEMDLCIPLGDLEAYCVLKLRKEHHYRYKTIFRDAETIPFLYQGKSDMRHVWKAINRETNLFLPWTNRIRNKEIIEGVDPGRSVVLYDGIYTDNFRKKPKDMNLVGELGLSGETVLMTVGKIEENKGLDFLLEADGIMKKKGFSFVHYYLGNGKLFDSYLEQARKMGLDKCSRFTGFIPNKDLCRYLNLADVFIHGSISLKSWEEQFGIALVEAMSCELPIVTTYCGSIPEVVGDAAVLVHERSAAEICGAVLNLVAHPGSAARLGKMARERAVRLFDTSVISARFLEIIENLCRE, from the coding sequence ATGAAGATCGCAGTGCTGTCCAACCTCGTGGATATCCGCGAAATCAGGATTTTTGCGGAAGCTTTTAAAAAGCATGAATTTTTTTGGATCACAGACAAATATTATTTCGAAGGCAGGGAAGGAAATCTCTGTTGCGTAAACTGCTGTTACCCGAATCAGGAGAGGAAAAACAGGAACTTTTTCCGCAAGGCTCTGTATGAAGTCTGGAAGCTGGCTACGCCGATCAGACCTGAATTTTTTATCGGGAGGTCGGCCGAATATCCCTGCTTTGACGACGGCTTTCTCGCTGAGATGGACCTTTGCATCCCACTGGGCGACCTTGAAGCTTATTGCGTGCTGAAGCTCAGGAAAGAGCATCACTACAGATATAAGACTATCTTCCGCGACGCTGAGACCATTCCCTTCCTTTATCAGGGCAAGTCTGACATGCGCCATGTCTGGAAAGCCATCAACAGGGAGACTAATCTTTTCCTGCCCTGGACAAACAGGATCAGAAACAAGGAAATCATCGAAGGAGTTGATCCTGGTCGGTCGGTTGTGCTGTATGACGGCATTTATACTGATAATTTCCGGAAAAAGCCCAAGGACATGAACCTGGTCGGAGAGCTTGGACTTTCCGGAGAAACTGTTTTGATGACAGTGGGAAAGATTGAAGAGAATAAAGGTCTGGATTTCCTGCTCGAAGCTGACGGGATCATGAAAAAGAAAGGTTTCAGCTTTGTCCATTACTATCTGGGAAACGGCAAGCTGTTTGACAGTTATCTCGAACAGGCCCGGAAAATGGGACTTGATAAATGTTCCAGGTTCACCGGTTTCATACCCAACAAGGATTTGTGCAGATACCTGAATCTGGCAGATGTGTTTATCCACGGCAGCATTTCCTTGAAAAGCTGGGAAGAGCAGTTCGGGATCGCACTGGTGGAAGCCATGAGCTGTGAGCTTCCGATCGTCACTACTTACTGCGGCTCGATCCCGGAAGTGGTCGGGGACGCAGCGGTGCTTGTGCATGAGCGCAGTGCCGCGGAAATCTGCGGTGCGGTGCTGAATCTGGTCGCCCATCCCGGATCTGCCGCCAGGCTCGGAAAAATGGCCCGCGAGCGTGCAGTGCGCCTCTTCGACACCAGCGTGATTTCCGCGAGATTTTTAGAGATAATTGAGAATCTCTGCCGGGAGTAG
- a CDS encoding glycosyltransferase family 2 protein: MLSVVMLTKNCEETVKKAVFSAYEIADEFVIVDDFSSDGTLNQLDDLPKAKTFRRKMVDFSEQRNFGIDQCSGDWILMLDSDEYLSEKLVKSIRSTLDRPEHEAYDFKRKHLFLGEIILYCDYNTYTSMPRLFRRGSGRFHKPVHESLDYAGSVGRLSGWCYHDNARDLYQFTLKTIRYAAIEGEKLSQDGFSRRITPFFVIHRMLKSFAKRYFQKFGYRDGIRGFYLCLLESFHTGLIYAFYLDKSRKEGGT; encoded by the coding sequence ATGCTCTCCGTGGTGATGCTCACGAAAAATTGCGAAGAAACGGTCAAGAAGGCTGTATTCTCAGCCTATGAAATCGCCGATGAGTTTGTGATTGTAGACGATTTCAGTTCAGACGGTACGCTCAATCAGCTGGACGATCTTCCCAAGGCTAAAACCTTTCGCAGAAAAATGGTCGATTTCTCGGAACAGAGGAATTTCGGCATTGATCAATGTTCAGGAGACTGGATCCTGATGCTGGATTCCGATGAATATCTGTCCGAAAAACTGGTGAAAAGCATCAGGAGCACTCTGGACAGGCCTGAACATGAGGCTTATGATTTCAAACGGAAGCATCTGTTCCTGGGCGAGATAATTCTATATTGCGATTACAACACTTACACTTCAATGCCCCGCCTGTTCAGGCGAGGCAGCGGCCGTTTCCACAAACCAGTGCATGAATCTCTTGATTATGCCGGATCAGTAGGGCGGTTATCCGGCTGGTGCTATCATGATAATGCGCGTGACCTCTACCAGTTTACGCTAAAAACAATCCGGTATGCGGCGATTGAGGGTGAGAAGCTCAGCCAGGATGGATTTTCCAGGAGAATCACCCCTTTCTTTGTGATCCATAGAATGTTGAAATCATTTGCCAAGCGCTATTTTCAGAAGTTTGGATACAGGGACGGGATCCGCGGTTTTTACCTCTGCCTGCTGGAATCTTTCCATACCGGGCTGATTTACGCTTTCTACCTGGACAAGTCCCGAAAAGAGGGTGGGACATGA
- a CDS encoding class I SAM-dependent methyltransferase: MICAICGFSRNRLFRVKEMMFGFPEEFDYFECGSCGCVQIAAVPDDLSRYYPDNYYSYNRIAGNEEPGFRSFCRSIRNNLKFFRESLICRSTPVLRSPLFAIFKSQDLQLLFRTGITVDSSILDVGCGTGAYLSRLSAIGFKNLLGIDPYLKSDIRYKSGLRILKKTVHDLQDQFDLVMLHHSLEHIPDQLATLTACQRLLKSGGACLVRIPVADSYCYQRYGKNWVNLDAPRHLFLHTAKSLALISGKAGFRIREINYDSSDFSLWG; this comes from the coding sequence ATGATTTGCGCGATCTGCGGTTTTTCCCGGAACCGGCTCTTCAGAGTAAAAGAGATGATGTTTGGCTTTCCCGAGGAATTCGATTATTTCGAGTGCGGATCATGCGGCTGTGTCCAGATTGCGGCAGTGCCTGACGACCTGTCCAGATATTATCCAGATAATTATTACAGCTATAACCGGATAGCCGGGAATGAAGAACCCGGTTTCAGGAGTTTCTGCAGATCTATCAGGAACAACCTGAAATTTTTTCGGGAATCATTGATCTGCAGAAGTACCCCGGTTTTGAGGTCCCCCCTGTTTGCAATCTTTAAAAGCCAGGATCTGCAGCTTCTGTTCAGGACCGGAATCACTGTCGATTCATCGATCCTGGACGTGGGATGCGGGACAGGCGCTTATCTTTCAAGGCTTTCTGCCATCGGATTCAAAAACCTGCTTGGAATTGACCCTTATTTGAAATCCGACATCCGATATAAAAGCGGCCTCAGAATCCTCAAAAAAACAGTCCATGATCTGCAGGACCAGTTTGATCTTGTGATGCTTCATCACTCCCTCGAGCATATCCCGGACCAGCTCGCGACTCTCACAGCGTGCCAGCGACTTTTGAAAAGCGGCGGAGCCTGTCTTGTCCGGATTCCTGTGGCAGATTCTTACTGTTATCAAAGGTATGGGAAAAACTGGGTCAACCTGGATGCTCCCAGGCATCTCTTCCTGCATACTGCAAAAAGCCTGGCACTGATTTCAGGGAAAGCCGGTTTCAGGATCAGGGAAATCAATTATGACTCCAGTGATTTTTCTCTCTGGGGATAG
- a CDS encoding glycosyltransferase family 2 protein — MNWNGLPDTVECLESALKQSYRNYQIILVENGSTDGSYEKILEYFKGHLDCGFLSSSPHKDKIFPLSEKPLDFIECRGQQDSGQRVVLIRNEINQGWSAGFKTGLDFFLKKNDGDYLLVLNNDVVIEADYLGKLVETAVRNPDFGVIGSIAYWYEYPERIMSVGGEFTFADWQLYTDLSDLKRKAEMSFPNEYLVSVLTGCSMFFQKKSFSVVGPTPVYYHFWEDLELYYRLRNAGFGLILNTDARLWHKGGTAENYHQGPTKFSSYYGIRNKFIFAKRNLGILEKSYIYTVFAAKMMIRVFFYRISKEVKQGMLRGVLDGFRGVTGKIDLKN, encoded by the coding sequence TTGAACTGGAATGGCCTGCCGGATACTGTTGAATGCCTGGAATCAGCGCTGAAGCAGTCTTACCGGAATTACCAGATAATCCTGGTCGAAAACGGCTCGACCGACGGTTCCTATGAAAAAATCCTCGAGTACTTCAAAGGGCACCTGGATTGCGGATTTCTTTCTTCCTCACCTCACAAAGATAAAATTTTCCCTCTCTCGGAAAAGCCGCTGGATTTTATAGAATGCCGGGGGCAGCAGGACAGCGGGCAGCGGGTTGTGCTGATCAGAAATGAAATCAACCAGGGCTGGTCAGCCGGATTCAAGACCGGGCTCGACTTTTTCCTGAAAAAGAACGACGGCGATTATCTGCTGGTTTTGAATAATGATGTAGTGATCGAAGCTGATTATCTGGGAAAACTGGTTGAAACTGCGGTCAGAAACCCGGATTTCGGAGTAATCGGCTCCATTGCTTACTGGTATGAATACCCGGAGCGGATCATGTCTGTCGGTGGAGAATTCACATTTGCGGACTGGCAGCTTTATACTGATCTGTCAGACTTGAAAAGAAAGGCGGAAATGTCTTTCCCCAACGAATACCTGGTCAGCGTTCTGACAGGATGCAGCATGTTCTTCCAGAAAAAATCCTTTTCCGTAGTCGGGCCAACCCCTGTTTATTATCATTTCTGGGAAGATCTGGAATTGTACTACAGGCTCAGAAATGCCGGGTTCGGCCTGATCCTGAACACTGACGCCAGGCTCTGGCATAAAGGAGGCACAGCCGAAAACTATCATCAGGGGCCGACAAAATTTTCTTCCTATTACGGCATCCGCAACAAGTTCATTTTTGCGAAGCGCAATCTGGGAATCCTGGAAAAAAGTTATATTTACACGGTCTTTGCGGCAAAAATGATGATCAGAGTCTTCTTTTACAGAATCTCAAAGGAAGTCAAGCAGGGAATGCTCCGGGGCGTACTGGACGGATTCAGAGGCGTAACCGGTAAAATTGATTTAAAAAACTGA
- a CDS encoding NAD-dependent epimerase/dehydratase family protein — MKKILVTGAAGFMGNHLITELLRLGHVVVATDCDQARAAKSDWWGWVRYIQYQIVGEDERDLFRYFGNPDLVIHLAWQGLPNYKELFHFERNLPQSYFFLKNLVEHGLENVTALGTCLEYGMQEGCLSEKMDVRPVLPYALAKDTLRRFLEEFAVKKPFALKWLRPFYLHGKGQSEKSLFSQLDLALSKGEKSFPMSGGEQVRDYLPVELAVCYIARVALQELESGIFNICSGKPVTVRQMVLDYLSRTGKSIELDLGVYPYPDYEPLKFWGDNSKLKNY, encoded by the coding sequence ATGAAGAAAATATTAGTGACAGGCGCAGCCGGTTTCATGGGAAATCATCTGATCACGGAGTTGTTGAGATTGGGGCATGTGGTGGTGGCTACGGACTGCGACCAGGCTCGCGCCGCCAAATCCGACTGGTGGGGCTGGGTCAGATATATCCAGTATCAGATCGTTGGAGAAGACGAGCGGGATCTTTTCAGATATTTCGGAAATCCAGATCTGGTGATTCACCTGGCCTGGCAAGGGTTGCCCAATTACAAAGAGCTTTTCCATTTTGAACGGAACCTTCCCCAGAGCTATTTTTTCCTGAAGAATCTTGTCGAGCACGGTCTTGAGAATGTTACGGCATTGGGGACCTGCCTGGAATACGGAATGCAGGAAGGATGCCTCTCTGAAAAGATGGATGTCAGGCCGGTCCTGCCATATGCACTGGCCAAGGATACTCTGCGCAGGTTCCTGGAGGAATTCGCAGTGAAAAAACCTTTTGCCCTGAAGTGGCTGCGTCCTTTTTACCTGCATGGCAAGGGGCAAAGTGAAAAATCGCTGTTTTCTCAACTCGATCTTGCATTGTCCAAAGGGGAAAAATCGTTTCCCATGTCCGGCGGGGAGCAGGTGCGGGACTATCTGCCCGTGGAACTGGCCGTCTGCTACATCGCCAGGGTGGCCCTCCAGGAGCTGGAATCCGGCATATTCAACATCTGCAGCGGCAAACCAGTGACTGTGCGTCAGATGGTGCTGGATTATCTTTCAAGGACCGGGAAGAGCATCGAGCTTGATCTGGGAGTGTATCCGTATCCTGACTATGAACCTTTGAAATTCTGGGGTGATAATTCAAAGCTGAAAAATTATTAG
- a CDS encoding class I SAM-dependent methyltransferase, which yields MNCRYCKKPLNHVLIDLGNSPPSNSFLTELQLNEPETFYPLKIFVCDSCFLVQIDEFKRHDEIFSADYAYFSSYSQSWLMHCRNFAGLIRRRLSLGPQSLVLEIASNDGYLLQYFKEDGIPVLGIEPARNTAFEAIQKGIQTRVEFFTEKAAFELCREGLQADLLVGNNVLAHVPDINDFVSGMKLVLKPGGTITMEFPHLMKLISGNQFDTIYHEHFSYLSLTTVSRIFSSHGLTIFDVDELPTHGGSLRIYAAHSGNCQLSSRYNDLLNREEKEGMSDPDYYRGFQAQADSVKNELLSFLIDAKKSRKTVAAYGAAAKGNTLLNYCGIKRDLISYVVDKSPHKIGKFLPGSHIPVMSEDEIRKTKPDLILILPWNLSDEIMSQLGYIGEWEGKFVKPIPKLEVL from the coding sequence ATGAACTGCCGCTACTGCAAAAAACCGTTGAATCACGTGCTGATCGACCTGGGAAATTCCCCGCCCTCCAATTCATTCCTTACCGAACTGCAGCTCAACGAACCTGAGACTTTTTACCCGCTGAAAATATTTGTTTGCGATAGCTGTTTTCTGGTACAGATCGATGAATTCAAGCGGCATGATGAGATTTTTTCCGCTGATTACGCATATTTTTCCTCTTATTCCCAGAGCTGGCTTATGCACTGCAGGAATTTTGCCGGCCTGATCAGGCGGCGCCTGTCCCTGGGACCCCAGTCGCTCGTTCTGGAAATCGCCTCCAATGACGGATATCTGCTGCAGTATTTCAAGGAAGACGGAATCCCGGTCCTGGGAATCGAGCCAGCCCGTAACACCGCCTTTGAAGCCATTCAGAAAGGGATACAGACCAGGGTGGAGTTTTTCACTGAAAAAGCTGCCTTCGAACTCTGCCGGGAAGGCCTGCAGGCCGACCTGCTGGTCGGCAACAATGTGCTGGCCCATGTGCCTGACATCAATGATTTTGTCTCAGGCATGAAACTTGTGCTTAAACCAGGAGGCACCATCACGATGGAATTCCCACATCTGATGAAACTGATCTCAGGGAACCAGTTCGATACAATCTATCATGAGCATTTTTCCTATCTCTCCCTGACCACAGTCAGCCGGATTTTCAGCTCCCACGGTTTGACGATTTTCGATGTGGACGAACTTCCCACCCACGGCGGCTCGCTGAGGATCTATGCCGCACATTCCGGGAACTGCCAGTTATCGAGCAGATACAATGACTTACTGAACAGGGAGGAAAAAGAGGGGATGTCGGATCCGGATTATTATCGAGGATTTCAAGCCCAGGCGGACTCTGTAAAAAATGAACTTTTATCGTTCCTGATCGATGCGAAAAAAAGCAGGAAGACGGTTGCTGCATACGGCGCTGCCGCCAAAGGGAACACACTGCTCAACTACTGCGGAATCAAACGGGATCTGATCTCTTATGTGGTGGATAAATCACCCCACAAAATCGGGAAGTTCCTGCCTGGAAGCCATATCCCTGTCATGTCTGAGGATGAAATCCGGAAAACAAAACCGGATCTGATCCTGATCCTGCCCTGGAATCTGTCTGATGAGATCATGTCTCAACTTGGATATATCGGGGAGTGGGAAGGAAAATTCGTGAAGCCGATCCCGAAACTGGAAGTATTGTAA
- the rfbC gene encoding dTDP-4-dehydrorhamnose 3,5-epimerase, translated as MKFTGIGLEGAHLIEPEPISDNRGWFARVFCRNEFKEIGFQKEIVQMNHTYTKMASAIRGLHYQIPPSSEMKLVRCIRGAVYDVIVDLRAGSDTFLHFAGVELSAENRLMLIVPEYFAHGFQTLTDDCEMLYCHTGFYSREHERGLRFDDPILGIRWPLEISEISERDRNFELLKPDYRGIK; from the coding sequence ATGAAATTTACCGGAATCGGCTTGGAAGGAGCACACCTGATCGAACCGGAACCGATCAGCGACAACCGGGGCTGGTTTGCCAGGGTTTTCTGCAGGAATGAATTCAAAGAGATCGGTTTCCAGAAGGAGATAGTTCAGATGAACCATACCTATACAAAAATGGCATCCGCTATCCGCGGCCTGCATTATCAGATCCCTCCCAGCAGCGAAATGAAGCTGGTCAGGTGCATCAGGGGAGCTGTTTACGATGTAATCGTCGATCTGCGGGCCGGATCCGACACCTTTCTGCACTTTGCAGGGGTAGAACTTTCTGCGGAGAACAGACTCATGCTGATTGTGCCTGAATATTTTGCTCACGGGTTTCAGACATTGACTGACGATTGCGAAATGTTGTATTGCCACACTGGTTTCTATTCCAGGGAGCATGAACGGGGTCTGCGCTTTGATGACCCGATTCTTGGCATCAGATGGCCCTTGGAAATCAGTGAGATTTCTGAGCGGGACAGGAATTTCGAGCTGCTCAAGCCTGATTACAGAGGGATAAAATGA
- a CDS encoding FkbM family methyltransferase: protein MNRILKMMFQNPRLLIRRITTRTGMCFRTPPVSGRHLGRVNGIAFEFDFGLRDGMIAEMYHGRYEIDILVELKRFLTRGQTFVDIGANIGYISAYAAGLVGSHGSVHAFEPVPKYFNRLQRLKELNPSPAFQLNNFALGDTTGRQTIYVAKGNIGANSFVPGKDELESEEVVMIDTFDNYVADHPLHDVGMIKIDCEGYEYKVLLGMQNFLSSLTRKPVILIELSPQIYKMLGHSAYDLIRLMRAQGYRVFDLKTNRILKKELIERALEINDVLNCSFRPMRRDL, encoded by the coding sequence ATGAATCGAATATTGAAAATGATGTTTCAGAATCCCAGGCTGCTGATTCGCAGGATCACGACCAGAACCGGTATGTGCTTCAGAACCCCCCCCGTCTCAGGAAGGCATTTAGGCCGTGTGAATGGAATTGCGTTTGAGTTTGATTTCGGGCTCAGGGACGGTATGATCGCGGAAATGTATCATGGCAGATATGAAATCGACATTCTGGTGGAATTGAAGCGGTTCCTGACCAGAGGACAGACTTTTGTGGACATCGGCGCCAACATCGGCTACATTTCCGCTTATGCCGCAGGTCTGGTGGGGAGCCACGGCTCTGTCCACGCATTCGAACCTGTACCGAAGTATTTCAACCGCCTGCAGAGACTGAAGGAATTGAATCCCAGTCCTGCATTTCAGCTCAATAATTTCGCGCTCGGCGACACCACTGGCAGGCAGACCATTTACGTGGCTAAGGGAAATATCGGTGCCAACAGCTTTGTTCCCGGTAAGGACGAGCTTGAATCCGAGGAAGTGGTGATGATCGACACCTTTGATAATTATGTAGCGGATCATCCTCTGCATGATGTGGGCATGATCAAGATCGACTGCGAAGGGTATGAATACAAGGTCCTGCTTGGAATGCAGAACTTCCTGTCATCCCTCACACGGAAACCGGTCATTCTGATCGAACTTTCCCCGCAGATTTACAAAATGCTCGGGCACAGCGCATATGATCTGATCCGGCTGATGCGGGCTCAGGGGTACAGAGTGTTTGACCTCAAAACAAACCGGATCCTTAAGAAAGAACTGATCGAACGGGCTCTGGAAATTAACGATGTGCTCAACTGCAGCTTCAGACCAATGCGAAGGGATTTATGA
- a CDS encoding MiaB/RimO family radical SAM methylthiotransferase — MKFHLHAFGCKVNQYEGELIREELSRLGYQSTGFSEAELLIVKSCVVTSESECKVARLVKSARNSGKSVWLVGCISENLRARLSNYSVEYFETAAFRDKFGITASRISGFASHTRAFVKIQDGCDSFCAYCIVPKLRPALESKVMTEAVSEVENLVKNGFREIVLTGVHLGKYGFDLGEPRYLPELIDRISGIEDLLRLRLGSLHPQEITPALIKAFYDHKLMPHLHISMQSGSDRVLKLMNRRYTAADILRVVSELQNVPGMEITGDVIVGFPGETDRDFKETMAVVEAGEFAYLHVFPFSFREGTKAMDLKESALSRQVMGERIRLITSLRDTLFESRRRRYLGRSLPVLVEESKKGLNTGFSENYLKICFSGQVRRNTVAMVSVSEFRMPVLYGEMK, encoded by the coding sequence ATGAAATTCCACCTGCATGCGTTCGGCTGCAAAGTCAACCAGTACGAGGGTGAACTGATCCGCGAAGAACTGAGCAGGCTTGGGTATCAGTCAACCGGATTCAGCGAAGCCGAGCTTCTGATCGTCAAATCCTGCGTCGTGACCTCCGAGTCCGAATGCAAAGTGGCGAGGCTTGTGAAATCCGCCCGGAACAGCGGCAAATCAGTCTGGCTCGTGGGATGCATTTCGGAAAATCTCAGGGCAAGGCTTTCCAATTACAGCGTGGAATATTTTGAGACTGCCGCTTTCAGAGACAAATTCGGAATCACTGCCAGCCGGATTTCAGGATTCGCATCCCATACCCGTGCTTTCGTCAAAATCCAGGATGGCTGCGATAGTTTCTGTGCCTATTGCATAGTACCAAAGCTCAGGCCTGCCCTGGAGAGTAAAGTAATGACTGAAGCAGTTTCAGAGGTCGAAAATCTGGTAAAAAACGGATTCCGTGAAATCGTGTTGACAGGAGTGCATCTGGGAAAATACGGATTCGATCTGGGGGAACCCCGATACCTTCCCGAACTGATCGACAGAATCTCAGGGATCGAAGACCTGCTGAGGCTGAGGCTTGGCTCGCTGCACCCCCAGGAGATAACTCCGGCATTGATCAAGGCGTTTTACGATCATAAGCTGATGCCTCATCTGCACATTTCCATGCAGTCAGGATCGGATCGAGTGTTGAAGCTGATGAACAGACGCTATACGGCTGCCGACATTCTGCGTGTTGTATCCGAATTGCAGAATGTTCCCGGCATGGAGATCACCGGAGACGTGATCGTCGGCTTTCCGGGAGAGACAGACAGGGACTTCAAGGAAACCATGGCAGTAGTTGAGGCGGGGGAATTCGCCTATCTGCATGTTTTCCCGTTTTCATTCCGCGAAGGGACTAAAGCCATGGATCTGAAGGAATCGGCTCTGTCCAGGCAGGTGATGGGGGAGCGGATCAGGCTGATCACCAGCTTGCGGGACACCCTGTTTGAATCGAGGAGGAGGCGCTATCTGGGCCGGTCCCTTCCGGTACTCGTCGAGGAATCCAAAAAAGGTCTGAACACTGGTTTTTCGGAAAATTATCTGAAAATATGCTTCTCCGGACAGGTCCGCCGCAATACGGTCGCGATGGTCTCTGTCAGTGAATTCAGAATGCCTGTCCTGTATGGCGAAATGAAATGA
- a CDS encoding RsmE family RNA methyltransferase, whose protein sequence is MIRLFLEPVLSGSDVIEFSEEFHHLKNVLRVQPQDRIEIIDNAGNYYLASVMEFDPSLKIVRCILIKRSKITDQSGVTMGISLVKRDFESVIDNLTQLNVDRIIPFISERTIIRPVAGKNQKLRERWLGIAKEAAKQCRGKKIPSISEPILFTELVKSAADQKLIFSLEANSRCLAEMEIRHSEILALVGPEGDFTCGEMELAGANGFIPVRLSGNILRTSNAATVIAALLLQRKGSLR, encoded by the coding sequence ATGATCCGACTCTTTCTGGAACCTGTTTTATCCGGAAGCGATGTAATTGAGTTCAGCGAGGAATTCCACCATCTGAAGAATGTGCTGCGAGTCCAGCCGCAGGACAGGATCGAGATCATCGACAATGCCGGAAATTATTATCTTGCATCAGTGATGGAATTCGACCCAAGCCTGAAAATTGTGCGCTGCATTTTAATCAAGAGATCAAAAATTACAGACCAATCCGGTGTTACAATGGGAATTTCTCTCGTGAAGCGGGACTTTGAGTCTGTAATCGATAATCTTACCCAGTTGAATGTGGACCGGATCATCCCTTTTATTTCGGAGCGGACGATCATCCGCCCAGTCGCTGGGAAAAATCAAAAGCTCAGGGAACGCTGGCTCGGAATCGCGAAGGAAGCTGCGAAACAGTGCAGAGGAAAAAAGATCCCATCAATCTCCGAACCGATCCTGTTCACGGAACTGGTGAAATCGGCTGCAGACCAGAAACTGATTTTTTCGCTGGAAGCGAATTCCAGATGCTTAGCTGAAATGGAGATAAGGCATTCGGAAATTCTAGCGCTTGTGGGTCCTGAAGGAGATTTTACATGTGGAGAAATGGAACTGGCAGGAGCGAACGGTTTTATTCCGGTCAGGCTCTCAGGCAACATCCTGCGCACTTCCAACGCGGCCACTGTGATCGCTGCGCTTCTCCTCCAGCGGAAAGGCTCGCTCAGATGA